From the genome of Gemmatimonas phototrophica, one region includes:
- the secF gene encoding protein translocase subunit SecF, giving the protein MLRIFHNTSYEFVKHWKLAAILTAAFIVAGMVTFGITGGVNYSIEFTGGTLMQAQFKQAPDVAVVRSALDKAGITGAEIQQFGGPLEYTIRARDEKQVEAQAAGAEGISKQIGQALDQQFGAGNVTIVRTEAVGPKVGSELRSGAVTAMIIASLFTLVYLAIRFDWRFGAAAVLSTSHDILVTFAFIKMFDIEVSLTVVAAILTLLGYSANDTIIIFDRVRENLRKPHKGMTLAMLLDKSINETLPRSIMTHATTLAATIALLLLAGEVIRPFAWVMAFGVFVATFSSIYVAGPILLWIESKYPRTDDSATAMAARAGNTAAASASKGGRGAERLAAR; this is encoded by the coding sequence ATGCTGCGCATTTTTCATAACACCTCGTACGAATTCGTAAAGCACTGGAAGCTGGCGGCCATCCTGACGGCGGCGTTTATCGTCGCGGGCATGGTGACGTTCGGCATCACCGGTGGGGTGAACTACAGCATCGAGTTCACCGGTGGCACGCTCATGCAGGCGCAATTCAAGCAGGCGCCCGATGTGGCCGTGGTGCGAAGCGCGCTCGACAAGGCGGGCATCACGGGTGCCGAAATCCAGCAGTTTGGCGGACCGCTTGAATACACCATCCGCGCGCGGGATGAGAAGCAGGTGGAAGCGCAAGCCGCCGGCGCCGAAGGCATCTCCAAGCAGATCGGTCAGGCGCTCGACCAACAGTTTGGCGCTGGGAATGTGACCATCGTCCGTACGGAAGCGGTGGGGCCCAAGGTCGGGAGCGAGCTGCGTTCCGGCGCAGTGACGGCCATGATCATCGCCTCGCTCTTTACGTTGGTCTATCTTGCCATCCGCTTCGACTGGCGTTTCGGCGCAGCGGCGGTGCTCTCCACGTCACACGACATTCTGGTCACGTTCGCGTTCATCAAGATGTTCGACATCGAAGTGTCGCTCACAGTGGTCGCGGCCATCCTGACGCTGCTGGGCTATTCGGCCAACGACACGATCATCATCTTCGACCGCGTCCGCGAAAATCTGCGCAAGCCGCATAAGGGCATGACGCTCGCCATGCTGCTCGACAAGTCGATCAACGAAACGTTGCCGCGGTCTATCATGACGCACGCCACGACGCTGGCCGCCACGATCGCGCTGCTCCTGCTCGCTGGCGAAGTCATCCGGCCCTTTGCGTGGGTAATGGCGTTCGGTGTGTTCGTCGCGACGTTCTCTTCCATCTACGTCGCCGGTCCGATTCTGCTCTGGATCGAATCGAAGTATCCGCGCACCGATGACAGCGCGACCGCCATGGCCGCGAGGGCCGGCAATACGGCCGCCGCGTCTGCCAGCAAGGGTGGCCGTGGTGCGGAGCGTCTCGCCGCGCGCTGA
- the secD gene encoding protein translocase subunit SecD has protein sequence MANLKYRVLLIVGLFAASAWALFPRTVVERVKRDGVFVYDTVRRVPLKRGLDLQGGMHLTLEVDESKQAVANKSEALDRALKVVRQRIDEFGVSEPVVQKVGDDRIIVELPGIDDAERAQSVVQKSAFLEFQITDETSALEKITPRFDEIAKAAGISVGAASAVATAGADSAKPTTVTSLLTQKADSGKDTTAAAGTTAADTAKPVPAPVAGGLFASNVQPGQIPGQYIIPEAAFPAIERALQLPAIQAAMPPGKVMRWGVDSLGTGTQRFRALYVLDARPIITGEVLTDARPNTDPVEGNVVQFTLNNEGARRFKVETGKHVKDNMAIVLDQRVITAPTLQSAIGRNGQITLGGGTLQAAQDLALVLRAGALPVPLKVAEVRQIGASLGNDSINKGMIALVVAFALVLAIMIGYYKLSGVLAAAALVLYLIYTLAMLAGFNAVLTLPGLAGFVLSIGIAVDANVLIFERIREEVEAGKSTRLAIDEGFRHALSAIVDTSAATILSGMVLYQYGTGPVRGFAVTLVAGLVASLFTALFVSKTFFLIWLDRARGSQSLSI, from the coding sequence ATGGCGAACTTGAAGTACCGCGTCCTGCTCATTGTGGGACTCTTCGCGGCCTCAGCATGGGCCCTCTTTCCGCGCACCGTCGTCGAACGGGTGAAGCGCGATGGTGTGTTCGTGTATGACACCGTGCGTCGTGTCCCGCTCAAGCGCGGACTCGACTTGCAGGGTGGGATGCACCTGACGCTCGAAGTTGACGAGTCAAAGCAGGCGGTTGCCAATAAGTCCGAGGCACTTGACCGTGCCTTGAAAGTGGTACGTCAGCGTATCGACGAATTCGGCGTGTCTGAGCCGGTGGTTCAGAAAGTCGGCGATGATCGCATCATCGTCGAACTCCCCGGTATCGACGACGCCGAACGCGCACAGTCGGTCGTGCAGAAGTCCGCGTTCCTTGAGTTCCAGATTACCGACGAAACCAGCGCGCTCGAGAAGATCACGCCCCGTTTCGACGAAATTGCCAAGGCCGCGGGAATCTCGGTGGGGGCAGCCTCCGCGGTCGCGACGGCCGGTGCGGATTCGGCCAAGCCCACGACGGTGACCTCGCTGCTCACGCAGAAAGCGGATAGCGGCAAGGACACCACGGCGGCGGCTGGCACGACGGCGGCAGACACCGCGAAGCCGGTCCCGGCGCCGGTCGCTGGCGGCCTGTTCGCATCGAACGTGCAGCCCGGGCAGATCCCCGGTCAGTACATCATCCCCGAAGCGGCTTTCCCGGCCATCGAGCGGGCATTGCAGTTGCCGGCCATTCAGGCCGCGATGCCTCCCGGCAAGGTCATGCGATGGGGTGTGGATTCGCTTGGAACAGGCACCCAGCGCTTCCGCGCGCTGTACGTGCTGGATGCGCGTCCGATCATCACTGGTGAAGTCCTCACCGATGCCCGCCCCAACACCGATCCGGTGGAAGGCAACGTCGTGCAGTTCACCCTCAACAATGAGGGCGCCCGTCGCTTCAAGGTGGAAACGGGCAAGCACGTCAAGGACAACATGGCCATCGTGCTCGACCAGCGCGTGATCACGGCCCCCACGCTGCAGAGCGCGATTGGTCGCAATGGCCAGATCACGCTCGGTGGCGGCACGTTGCAGGCGGCGCAGGACCTCGCCCTGGTACTCCGTGCCGGTGCCTTGCCGGTGCCGCTCAAGGTGGCCGAAGTCCGTCAGATTGGCGCCAGCCTTGGCAACGACTCCATCAACAAGGGCATGATTGCCCTCGTGGTGGCGTTCGCCCTCGTATTGGCCATTATGATCGGGTATTACAAGCTCTCTGGCGTGTTGGCTGCGGCGGCGCTGGTGCTGTACCTCATCTACACGCTCGCCATGCTGGCAGGCTTCAACGCCGTGCTCACGCTCCCTGGTCTCGCTGGGTTCGTGCTCTCCATTGGTATCGCGGTTGACGCGAACGTGCTCATCTTCGAGCGCATTCGTGAAGAAGTCGAAGCGGGCAAGTCCACGCGACTGGCCATCGACGAAGGTTTCCGGCACGCGCTCAGCGCCATTGTCGATACGTCGGCAGCCACCATCCTGTCCGGTATGGTGCTCTATCAGTACGGCACCGGCCCGGTGCGTGGGTTTGCTGTCACTCTTGTCGCTGGCCTCGTGGCCTCGCTGTTCACGGCCCTTTTCGTGAGCAAGACCTTCTTCCTGATCTGGCTCGACCGCGCCCGCGGTTCCCAGTCGCTGAGCATCTGA